In the genome of Pseudomonas sp. P5_109, one region contains:
- the tssB gene encoding type VI secretion system contractile sheath small subunit, which translates to MAKKESTQHKLDRVRAPRVHITYDVDIGDAQEKKELPFVVGVLGDFSGNPLEPLPKLKDRKFIFIDRDNFNGVLKGIKPRLTYRVDNTLAKNGTQLGVELNFNALEDFEPQNVVKQVEPLRKLLEVRNKLADLRNKMGGNDKLEELLMDVLQNTEKLKTLGKEFGREAAVPATDGKA; encoded by the coding sequence ATGGCGAAGAAGGAAAGTACCCAGCACAAACTCGACCGCGTTCGCGCGCCTCGGGTCCATATCACCTACGACGTGGATATCGGTGACGCTCAGGAAAAGAAAGAGCTGCCCTTTGTCGTCGGTGTGCTGGGCGATTTCTCCGGCAACCCGCTGGAGCCGCTGCCGAAGCTCAAGGACCGCAAGTTCATTTTCATCGACCGCGACAACTTCAACGGTGTGCTCAAGGGCATCAAGCCGCGCCTGACCTACCGCGTCGACAACACCCTGGCCAAGAACGGCACGCAGCTGGGCGTCGAGCTCAACTTCAATGCCCTCGAAGACTTCGAACCGCAGAACGTGGTCAAGCAGGTCGAGCCGCTGCGCAAGCTGCTGGAAGTGCGCAACAAGCTGGCGGACCTGCGCAACAAGATGGGCGGCAACGACAAGCTCGAAGAGCTGCTGATGGACGTGCTGCAGAACACCGAGAAGTTGAAAACCCTGGGCAAGGAATTCGGTCGCGAAGCCGCCGTTCCAGCCACCGACGGCAAAGCGTAG
- the tssC gene encoding type VI secretion system contractile sheath large subunit translates to MNDKQTVTQQDSTLVEVDSFTAQSSLLDSIISESRVARSETERTRTRDLIGELVNQILEGEMTPSKDLIAVLDARIAEIDAMLSEQMNEIMHASEFQQLESSWRGLKYQVDQTETSTTLKIHLLNASKKDLVRDLKAASEFDQSALFKKIYEEEYGTFGGAPFGMLLGDYEFNRSPEDMYLLEEISHVAAAAHAPFISAASPELFGWDSFTDMSGPRDLAKIFDTVEYAKWKSFRASEDSRYVGLTLPHVLGRLPYGPDTTPVEEFNFVESVDGRDHNKYLWMNAAYALGTRVTDAFSRYGWCVAIRGVEGGGLVEGLPTHTFKTDDGEIALKCPTEIAITDRREKELSDLGFIPLVHCKGTDYAAFFGTQSAQKQKQYNTDIANANARLSAQLQYIFATSRIAHYMKAIMRDKIGSFASRKDVEMFLNKWLSSYVLLDDTASQEAKAKFPLREARAEVFEVPGKPGVYKAVTYLRPHYQLDELTASLRLVAELPQSTRG, encoded by the coding sequence ATGAACGACAAGCAAACCGTGACTCAACAGGACAGCACGCTGGTGGAAGTGGACAGCTTCACCGCGCAATCCTCGTTGCTCGACAGCATCATTTCCGAAAGCCGCGTGGCCCGCTCCGAGACCGAGCGCACCCGCACCCGCGACCTGATCGGTGAATTGGTCAACCAGATCCTCGAAGGCGAAATGACGCCGAGCAAGGACCTGATCGCCGTACTCGATGCGCGCATCGCCGAGATCGACGCGATGCTCTCCGAGCAGATGAACGAGATCATGCACGCCAGTGAGTTCCAGCAGCTGGAGTCCTCCTGGCGCGGCCTGAAGTATCAGGTGGACCAGACCGAGACCAGCACCACGCTGAAGATCCACTTGCTCAATGCGTCGAAGAAAGACCTGGTGCGCGACCTCAAGGCCGCTTCCGAATTCGACCAGAGCGCGCTGTTCAAGAAGATCTACGAAGAAGAATACGGCACCTTCGGTGGTGCACCGTTCGGCATGCTGCTGGGTGACTACGAGTTCAACCGCAGCCCGGAAGACATGTACCTGCTCGAAGAGATTTCCCACGTCGCCGCGGCGGCCCACGCACCGTTCATTTCGGCGGCCTCGCCCGAGCTGTTCGGCTGGGATTCGTTCACCGACATGTCTGGCCCAAGGGACCTGGCGAAGATTTTCGACACCGTCGAATACGCCAAGTGGAAGTCGTTCCGCGCCTCCGAAGACTCGCGTTATGTCGGCCTGACCCTGCCCCACGTGCTCGGTCGCCTGCCTTACGGCCCGGATACCACGCCGGTCGAGGAATTCAACTTTGTCGAAAGCGTCGATGGCCGCGACCACAACAAGTACCTGTGGATGAACGCCGCCTACGCGCTGGGCACCCGGGTCACCGATGCGTTTTCCCGCTACGGCTGGTGTGTGGCGATTCGCGGTGTCGAGGGTGGCGGCCTGGTGGAAGGTCTGCCGACCCACACGTTCAAGACCGATGACGGCGAAATCGCCCTCAAGTGCCCGACCGAGATCGCCATCACCGACCGCCGCGAGAAAGAGCTGTCGGACCTCGGTTTCATTCCGCTGGTGCACTGCAAAGGCACCGACTATGCCGCGTTCTTCGGCACCCAGTCGGCGCAGAAGCAAAAACAGTACAACACCGACATCGCCAATGCCAACGCCCGGCTTTCCGCGCAGTTGCAGTACATCTTCGCCACCTCGCGCATCGCCCACTACATGAAGGCGATCATGCGCGACAAGATCGGCAGCTTCGCCTCGCGCAAGGACGTCGAGATGTTCCTCAACAAGTGGCTGTCGAGCTACGTGTTGCTGGACGACACCGCGAGCCAGGAAGCCAAGGCCAAGTTCCCGTTGCGCGAAGCCCGCGCCGAGGTGTTCGAGGTACCGGGCAAGCCGGGTGTGTACAAGGCCGTGACCTACCTGCGCCCGCACTACCAACTGGACGAGCTGACTGCTTCGTTGCGCCTGGTCGCTGAATTGCCGCAATCGACCCGCGGCTGA
- the tssJ gene encoding type VI secretion system lipoprotein TssJ — protein sequence MDKKYSGKRPEKTALAKCLTAVAMIAVLSACGVTDRVGKRVDDTWAGDMLFDDNEKVILTSDGGNQLNPDASGTPLSVVLRVYQLTSLERFASVDADSLWDDPQKALGNTLIENREITLLPGMGQVDKWPLNQAAGYVGVAAFFRSDENSRWKVAFDANSLRKDGIWFSSDGLRVLVDNNTVSAVSGVDVLNKPKSEEQLAKASALPDPPAEPTLTERVQDAVVQKAQDKAVGSAQKAVDSKLNSLLEGAQ from the coding sequence ATGGACAAGAAATATTCAGGGAAGCGTCCCGAAAAGACGGCATTGGCCAAATGCCTCACGGCGGTGGCGATGATCGCGGTACTGAGCGCCTGTGGCGTCACCGACCGGGTCGGCAAGCGCGTCGACGACACGTGGGCCGGTGACATGCTGTTCGACGACAACGAGAAGGTCATCCTGACCTCCGACGGCGGCAACCAGCTCAATCCCGACGCGTCCGGCACGCCGCTTTCGGTGGTGCTGCGCGTGTACCAGCTGACGTCGCTGGAGCGTTTTGCCTCGGTGGATGCCGACTCGCTGTGGGACGACCCGCAAAAAGCCCTCGGCAATACCCTGATCGAAAACCGCGAAATCACTTTGTTGCCGGGCATGGGGCAAGTCGACAAGTGGCCGCTGAACCAGGCGGCAGGCTATGTCGGTGTCGCGGCTTTTTTCCGCAGCGACGAGAACAGCCGCTGGAAGGTCGCGTTTGATGCCAACTCCCTGCGCAAGGACGGCATCTGGTTCTCCTCCGACGGCCTGCGGGTGCTGGTGGACAACAACACCGTGTCCGCCGTCAGCGGCGTCGACGTGCTGAACAAACCGAAGTCCGAAGAGCAGCTCGCCAAGGCCTCCGCTCTGCCCGACCCACCGGCTGAGCCGACACTGACCGAACGTGTTCAGGACGCCGTGGTGCAAAAGGCCCAGGACAAAGCCGTTGGTTCCGCGCAAAAAGCCGTGGACTCGAAATTGAATTCATTATTGGAAGGCGCTCAATGA
- the tssE gene encoding type VI secretion system baseplate subunit TssE, whose translation MTSQHKLLPSLLDRLLDDRPHQSSEALSQRLCSLADYKASIVRDLEILVNTRQSLVANELEGFVNLSGSILDYGMPDFTSRSVLDPKDRLLIQRQLEKAITVGDRRFRSVKVQLLAQQTGQRMLTFRVDAVLRLQDVTRQVSFDAVLQVNTQEYKVQNLN comes from the coding sequence ATGACCAGTCAACACAAGCTGTTGCCATCACTGCTGGACCGATTGCTGGACGATCGTCCGCATCAGTCCAGCGAAGCGTTATCGCAACGCTTGTGTTCGCTGGCCGATTACAAGGCCAGCATCGTTCGCGACCTGGAAATCCTGGTCAACACCCGCCAGTCCCTGGTCGCCAACGAGCTGGAGGGTTTCGTCAACCTCAGCGGCAGCATCCTCGACTACGGCATGCCGGACTTCACCAGTCGCAGCGTGCTTGATCCGAAGGATCGCCTGTTGATCCAGCGGCAACTGGAGAAAGCGATCACGGTCGGTGACCGGCGCTTTCGCAGCGTCAAAGTGCAACTGCTCGCCCAACAGACCGGCCAACGCATGCTGACCTTTCGCGTGGACGCGGTCCTGCGCCTGCAAGACGTCACCCGTCAGGTGTCCTTCGACGCGGTGCTGCAGGTCAACACCCAGGAATACAAAGTGCAGAACCTCAACTGA
- the tssK gene encoding type VI secretion system baseplate subunit TssK, with protein MSKQSRVMWSEGMFLLPQHFQYQDEFHQHQLAQATLRNTPFHWGVQLLEVDEEALATGSLQLKRLKLVFPDGSLFDAPQHDPLPAARDLKDLLKGNDLKVYAALKLPEPFGLNYVEDGQEQKTGRRFRKQFDTLPDLNEGDLENEITSLRLNVVMLIDGDNLDGYTWCPIARLSRNNIGGFNLDGHFVHPTLHLGTHDTLIGLGKRLLGALQSKSKALSGRRRERADQIAEFGSSDVTLFWLLNTVNRAHPALAHLLAHPRLHPERLYLFLAELAGGLLTFSLDTQLNDIPEYDHHDPAASLVKLDEMIRVLLDNVVPNQCVVINLTQTKPSYWQGQLHDPRLAEADFYISVHADMPGASLLELVPRAFKVGSPEDIEVVVNSAMPGVTLNHSTRLPNAIPVRLDNHYFSIEPHGRVYERMMSAQAISFYAPSAFTNLKLELMAVLK; from the coding sequence ATGAGTAAGCAAAGCCGGGTGATGTGGTCCGAAGGCATGTTCCTTTTGCCACAACATTTCCAGTATCAGGATGAATTTCACCAGCATCAGCTGGCGCAGGCGACCCTGCGCAACACGCCTTTTCACTGGGGCGTGCAGTTGCTGGAAGTGGACGAGGAAGCCCTCGCCACCGGCTCCCTGCAACTCAAGCGGCTGAAGCTGGTATTCCCCGACGGCAGCCTGTTCGACGCGCCGCAGCACGATCCGCTGCCAGCGGCCCGTGACCTGAAAGACTTGCTCAAGGGCAACGATCTGAAGGTCTACGCCGCGCTGAAACTGCCTGAGCCCTTCGGCCTCAATTACGTCGAGGACGGTCAGGAACAGAAGACCGGGCGGCGCTTTCGCAAGCAGTTCGACACTTTGCCGGACCTCAACGAAGGCGACCTGGAAAACGAAATCACCAGCCTGCGCCTGAACGTGGTGATGCTGATCGACGGCGACAACCTCGATGGCTACACCTGGTGTCCGATTGCCCGGCTGTCGCGCAACAACATTGGTGGGTTCAATCTCGACGGGCATTTCGTGCACCCGACGCTGCACCTGGGTACCCACGACACCCTGATCGGACTGGGCAAGCGTCTGCTCGGGGCCCTGCAATCCAAGAGCAAGGCGCTGTCGGGCCGTCGTCGCGAGCGTGCGGACCAGATTGCCGAGTTCGGCTCCAGCGACGTGACCCTGTTCTGGCTGTTGAACACGGTGAACCGTGCCCACCCGGCCCTGGCGCACCTGCTCGCGCATCCGCGCCTGCACCCCGAGCGCTTGTACCTGTTCCTGGCTGAACTCGCCGGCGGCTTGCTGACGTTCTCGCTGGACACCCAGCTCAACGACATCCCCGAGTACGACCACCACGACCCGGCGGCTTCGCTGGTCAAGCTCGACGAAATGATTCGCGTGCTGCTCGACAACGTGGTGCCGAACCAGTGCGTGGTGATCAACCTGACCCAGACCAAGCCTTCGTACTGGCAAGGGCAGTTGCACGATCCACGGCTGGCCGAGGCGGACTTCTACATCTCCGTGCACGCCGACATGCCGGGCGCGAGCCTGCTGGAACTGGTGCCACGGGCGTTCAAGGTCGGCTCGCCGGAAGACATCGAAGTGGTGGTCAACAGCGCCATGCCCGGCGTCACCCTCAATCACTCGACCCGCCTGCCCAATGCGATCCCGGTGCGACTGGACAATCACTACTTCTCCATCGAACCCCATGGCCGGGTGTATGAGCGAATGATGAGTGCCCAGGCCATCTCTTTCTATGCGCCCAGCGCGTTCACCAACCTCAAGCTTGAACTGATGGCGGTACTCAAATGA
- the tssG gene encoding type VI secretion system baseplate subunit TssG: protein MATANRRSTPGLIDQARAEPHRFEFFQLVRLLRLHYSRTGRMDLETRPHEDPLRFRSQLSLNFPASEVSDLQFERDGKVSVAGLPLSEVQVTFMGLVGPSGVLPRPYTELLIERHIQYRDDAAHAFLDIFSHRMTTLFYEAWQKYKFYIEYERNGTSDFDRYLLNLVGFGPEAQKQKFDKQGSPLRRELFSYFSGLFAQKPRNALNLEAMLTFYFSLPFKVKPFAGRWLKLDASQCTQLGRKNAVLGQSAVAGNRVWDYQSCVRIELGPLELADYQRFQPGTEDYQKLVELVRFYVGAELDFQLAPKLKPKAVPVARLGSVSLGRLGWLKRPGVDVEPSRCALFHIPFDGVSL from the coding sequence ATGGCCACCGCGAACCGGCGATCAACCCCTGGTCTGATCGACCAGGCAAGGGCTGAGCCGCACCGATTCGAGTTTTTCCAATTGGTGCGCCTGCTTCGCCTGCATTACAGCAGAACCGGGCGCATGGACCTGGAAACCCGACCGCACGAAGACCCTTTGCGTTTTCGCTCGCAGCTGTCGCTGAACTTCCCGGCCAGTGAAGTCAGCGATCTGCAGTTCGAGCGTGACGGCAAGGTGTCCGTGGCCGGTCTGCCGCTGTCCGAAGTGCAAGTCACCTTCATGGGCCTGGTCGGGCCGTCGGGTGTGCTGCCGCGCCCGTACACCGAGCTGTTGATCGAGCGGCACATCCAGTACCGGGATGACGCGGCCCACGCGTTCCTCGACATTTTTTCGCACCGCATGACCACGCTGTTCTACGAGGCCTGGCAGAAGTACAAGTTCTACATCGAGTACGAACGCAACGGCACTTCGGATTTCGACCGCTACCTGCTCAACCTGGTGGGTTTCGGCCCCGAGGCGCAGAAGCAGAAATTCGACAAGCAAGGCTCGCCCCTGCGCCGCGAATTGTTCAGCTATTTCTCCGGCCTGTTCGCCCAGAAACCACGCAACGCGTTGAACCTTGAAGCGATGCTGACTTTCTATTTTTCCCTGCCGTTCAAGGTCAAGCCGTTTGCCGGTCGCTGGCTGAAGCTCGATGCCAGCCAATGTACGCAGCTGGGGCGCAAGAACGCCGTGCTCGGGCAAAGCGCCGTCGCCGGCAACCGGGTCTGGGACTATCAGTCATGCGTGCGCATCGAGCTGGGCCCACTGGAGCTGGCTGACTATCAACGCTTCCAGCCAGGCACCGAGGACTACCAGAAACTGGTGGAACTGGTGCGTTTCTATGTCGGTGCGGAACTCGATTTCCAGTTGGCGCCCAAGCTCAAACCCAAGGCCGTGCCGGTCGCCCGCCTGGGCAGCGTTTCGCTGGGCCGGCTCGGTTGGCTCAAGCGACCAGGCGTCGACGTCGAACCTTCGCGCTGCGCCCTCTTCCACATTCCTTTTGATGGGGTCTCCCTGTGA
- the tssH gene encoding type VI secretion system ATPase TssH — MNLKSLFAKLNDTSRAATESAAALCLSEHHYDVEIEHLLLQLLDSYDNDLPAILRHYEVVPERLQAQLVTALGTFKKGNTRTPALSPHLTRMIEQAWVLASIEFGQAQIRTGHLLQALLDDDELRRVVIAGAAELEKINADDLRLNLNALVEGSAESKQAKPLGSSEVASASTVKGSGKTPALDQYTVNLTQSAREGRIDPVLGREFEVRQMVDILTRRRQNNPILTGEAGVGKTAVVEGLALRIVQGDVPSVLKGVAIHTLDLGLLQAGAGVKGEFENRLKSVIEETKRSLHPIILFIDEAHTLIGSGGQAGQNDAANLLKPALARGELRTIAATTWAEYKKYFEKDAALARRFQVVKVEEPDEDKAIHMLRGLLAKMQEHHKVTVMDEALVQAVRLSNRYITGRQLPDKAVSVLDTACARVALGQSAQPGPLEDCKRQIDNLQAEISVLEQEAAKGSDHARRLTTLNAELLSEQQTRDALEQQWQRELQLVEKLGALSHPENQAPDTQEIAAVRAELASVQGEQPLVHALVDGGTIGEVISGWTGIPLGKMLRDEIETVQRLPALLGERVLGQDHALQEIGKRIKISRARMEDPNKPIGVFLLLGPSGVGKTETALALADTLYGGERNVITINMSEYQEAHTVSSLKGSPPGYVGYGEGGVLTEAVRRKPYSVVLLDEVEKAHPDVLELFFQVFDKGVLDDGEGREINFRNTVIILTSNTGTDRIMHWCLNAEQQPTPQDIVEGLRDELNQVFKPAFLGRLTIVPYYPVKDAILERIVALKLERIRQRFERNHQAVLSYDEALVKAIASRCTEVDSGARNIDNILSKTLMPELAQRVLERMAQDKPIQSLNIELGSDGDFAYRLI; from the coding sequence GTGAACCTGAAGTCCCTGTTTGCCAAGCTGAACGACACCAGCCGCGCCGCCACTGAAAGCGCCGCGGCGCTGTGCCTGTCGGAACACCACTACGATGTCGAAATCGAGCACCTGTTGTTGCAATTGCTTGACAGCTACGACAATGACCTGCCGGCCATCCTGCGTCATTACGAGGTAGTGCCTGAGCGCTTGCAGGCGCAACTGGTGACGGCACTGGGGACGTTCAAGAAAGGCAATACGCGCACCCCGGCGCTGTCGCCGCACCTGACCCGCATGATCGAACAGGCGTGGGTCCTGGCCTCCATCGAGTTCGGCCAGGCACAGATCCGCACCGGCCATCTGTTGCAGGCCCTGCTCGATGACGATGAGCTGCGCCGGGTGGTGATCGCTGGCGCCGCCGAGCTTGAAAAAATCAACGCCGACGACTTGCGCCTGAACCTCAATGCGTTGGTTGAAGGCAGCGCCGAGTCGAAACAGGCCAAACCACTGGGCTCTAGCGAAGTCGCCAGCGCCAGCACGGTAAAAGGCAGCGGCAAGACCCCGGCCCTCGACCAATACACCGTCAACCTCACGCAAAGCGCTCGCGAAGGCCGGATCGACCCGGTGCTCGGTCGCGAGTTCGAAGTGCGGCAGATGGTCGACATCCTCACCCGCCGCCGCCAGAACAACCCGATCCTCACCGGTGAAGCCGGCGTCGGCAAAACCGCCGTGGTCGAAGGCCTGGCCCTGCGCATCGTTCAAGGGGACGTGCCGTCGGTGCTCAAGGGCGTCGCCATCCACACCCTCGACCTGGGTTTGTTACAGGCCGGTGCCGGTGTGAAAGGCGAATTCGAAAACCGCCTCAAGTCGGTGATTGAAGAAACCAAACGCAGCCTGCACCCGATCATTCTGTTCATCGACGAAGCGCACACCCTGATCGGCTCGGGTGGCCAGGCCGGGCAGAACGATGCCGCCAACCTGCTCAAGCCAGCCCTGGCTCGCGGCGAATTGCGCACCATCGCGGCGACCACCTGGGCCGAGTACAAGAAGTACTTCGAGAAGGATGCCGCCCTGGCCCGCCGCTTCCAGGTGGTGAAGGTCGAGGAGCCGGACGAAGACAAGGCCATCCACATGCTGCGCGGCCTGTTGGCCAAGATGCAGGAACATCACAAGGTCACGGTGATGGACGAAGCGCTGGTGCAGGCCGTGCGCCTGTCCAATCGCTACATCACCGGGCGCCAGTTGCCGGACAAGGCCGTCAGCGTACTGGACACCGCCTGCGCCCGGGTCGCCCTGGGGCAATCGGCACAGCCGGGGCCGCTGGAAGACTGCAAGCGCCAGATCGACAATTTGCAGGCGGAAATCTCGGTGCTTGAGCAGGAAGCCGCCAAAGGCAGCGACCATGCTCGCCGCCTCACCACTCTGAATGCCGAGTTGCTGAGCGAACAGCAGACCCGCGATGCCCTCGAACAACAATGGCAACGCGAGCTGCAACTGGTGGAAAAACTCGGCGCCCTCAGCCACCCGGAGAATCAGGCACCGGATACCCAGGAGATTGCCGCGGTGCGCGCCGAGCTGGCCAGCGTCCAGGGTGAGCAACCGCTGGTGCATGCCCTGGTGGATGGCGGCACCATCGGCGAAGTGATTTCCGGCTGGACCGGCATCCCGCTGGGCAAGATGCTGCGCGACGAAATCGAAACCGTGCAGCGCCTGCCGGCGTTGCTGGGCGAACGGGTGCTCGGCCAGGACCACGCACTGCAGGAAATCGGTAAGCGCATCAAGATTTCCCGCGCCCGCATGGAAGACCCGAACAAGCCGATCGGCGTGTTCCTGTTGCTCGGCCCGAGCGGCGTCGGCAAGACCGAAACCGCACTGGCGCTGGCCGACACCCTGTACGGCGGCGAGCGCAACGTCATCACCATCAACATGTCCGAGTACCAGGAGGCCCATACCGTCTCCAGCCTCAAGGGCTCGCCGCCGGGATACGTCGGTTATGGCGAGGGCGGCGTGCTGACCGAAGCGGTGCGACGCAAGCCGTACAGCGTGGTGCTGCTCGATGAAGTGGAAAAAGCCCACCCGGATGTGCTCGAACTGTTTTTCCAGGTGTTCGACAAAGGCGTGCTGGATGACGGCGAAGGTCGCGAGATCAACTTCCGCAATACCGTGATCATCCTCACGTCCAACACCGGCACCGACCGCATCATGCACTGGTGCCTGAACGCTGAGCAGCAACCGACACCGCAAGACATCGTCGAAGGACTGCGTGACGAGTTGAACCAGGTGTTCAAGCCCGCCTTCCTCGGCCGCCTGACCATCGTCCCCTACTACCCGGTCAAGGACGCGATTCTTGAGCGCATCGTCGCGCTCAAACTCGAGCGCATTCGCCAGCGCTTCGAGCGCAATCATCAAGCCGTCCTGAGCTATGACGAGGCGCTGGTCAAGGCCATTGCCTCGCGCTGCACGGAAGTCGACAGCGGCGCGCGCAACATCGACAACATTCTGTCCAAGACCCTGATGCCGGAACTGGCGCAACGGGTGCTGGAGCGCATGGCGCAGGACAAACCGATTCAGAGTTTGAACATCGAGTTGGGCAGCGACGGCGATTTCGCCTATCGCCTGATCTGA
- the tssF gene encoding type VI secretion system baseplate subunit TssF has protein sequence MLDDLLPYYEKELSHLRFLGQEFASQYPKIASRLLIEGDNCEDPHTERLIEAFSFLSARVHKKLDDELPEIVESFLEVLYPHYLRPTPSMSIVEFNLGKQEKVTEAFRVPRHTEISANPIDGVVCKFRTCYPVELWPVSVQQASFIEMERSAFNGHSADLVARLRIGLVATSDVLFGKLELDRLRFFLDGESTLMLQLYELLFNNLAKATLSFEDQGRTREVTLPANSLKAVGYGLDEGLVDYSERSFLGYRLLHEYFTFPDKFMFFDLSGFARILAGKDVEKVEINFYFSDYDLSDRLARLTQNIGRNNFKLNCTPIINLFRQQAEPIKLTHAQHEYAVTPDVRLQSSAEVVSIDRVRRVRKVGGIDQVGTCHPFFEPRGDQGPGQSFWIARRRAVQTGQRDGSNVFIRVVDRELGLMEANNDTLSIRLTCSNRDLPLMLPFGGERGDFNIPGNSVIKDIRCLRKPTATARVPLGNGVIWRLISHLSLNHMSLVSRGREVLLELLSLYNYRNVSAIRKQINGIVSVSSEPVVARIGHPRPNFVRGVGITLNFDESQYTGSGVFLFGMVLDHFFGQYCSMNSFTQLTLRSLQREKRVVQWPPRTGDQPLV, from the coding sequence ATGCTCGACGATCTGCTGCCCTACTACGAAAAGGAACTGTCGCACCTGCGCTTTTTGGGCCAGGAGTTCGCCAGCCAGTACCCGAAAATCGCTTCGCGGTTGCTCATCGAGGGCGATAACTGCGAAGACCCGCACACCGAGCGCTTGATCGAAGCCTTCTCGTTCCTGTCGGCGCGGGTGCACAAAAAACTCGATGACGAGCTGCCGGAAATCGTCGAGTCGTTTCTCGAGGTGCTGTACCCGCACTACCTGCGCCCTACCCCGTCGATGTCGATCGTCGAGTTCAACCTGGGCAAGCAGGAAAAAGTCACCGAAGCGTTCCGTGTGCCCCGGCATACCGAAATCAGCGCCAACCCGATCGATGGCGTGGTGTGTAAATTCCGCACCTGCTATCCGGTCGAGCTGTGGCCGGTGTCGGTGCAACAGGCGTCGTTCATCGAGATGGAACGCTCGGCGTTCAACGGTCACAGCGCCGACCTGGTCGCGCGCTTGCGCATCGGCCTGGTGGCGACCTCCGACGTGCTGTTCGGCAAGCTGGAACTGGACCGCCTGCGCTTCTTCCTCGACGGCGAAAGCACGTTGATGCTGCAACTGTACGAGCTGCTGTTCAACAATTTGGCCAAGGCCACGCTGAGCTTCGAAGATCAGGGCCGCACCCGCGAGGTCACCTTGCCGGCCAACTCCCTCAAAGCCGTCGGTTACGGTCTGGACGAAGGCCTGGTCGACTACTCAGAGCGCTCGTTCCTCGGTTATCGCCTGCTCCACGAGTACTTCACCTTCCCCGACAAATTCATGTTCTTCGACCTGTCGGGCTTTGCGCGGATTCTGGCGGGCAAGGACGTCGAGAAAGTCGAGATCAACTTCTACTTTTCCGACTACGACCTGAGCGACCGCCTGGCGCGTCTGACGCAGAACATCGGGCGCAATAACTTCAAGCTCAATTGCACGCCGATCATCAACCTGTTCCGCCAGCAGGCCGAGCCGATCAAGTTGACCCACGCCCAGCACGAGTACGCGGTGACGCCGGATGTGCGCCTGCAAAGCTCGGCGGAAGTGGTGTCCATCGATCGCGTGCGGCGGGTGCGCAAGGTCGGCGGTATCGATCAGGTCGGCACCTGCCATCCGTTTTTCGAGCCCCGTGGCGATCAAGGCCCGGGCCAGAGTTTCTGGATTGCCCGGCGCCGCGCGGTACAGACCGGCCAGCGCGATGGCTCAAACGTGTTTATCCGGGTGGTGGATCGTGAGCTGGGGCTGATGGAGGCCAACAACGATACGTTGAGCATCCGCCTGACTTGCAGCAACCGCGACCTGCCCCTGATGCTGCCGTTCGGTGGCGAACGCGGCGATTTCAATATCCCGGGCAATTCGGTGATCAAGGACATCCGCTGCCTGCGCAAACCCACCGCCACCGCTCGTGTGCCGCTGGGCAACGGCGTGATCTGGCGGCTGATTTCGCACCTGTCGCTGAACCACATGTCGCTGGTGTCCCGTGGTCGCGAAGTGCTCTTGGAACTGTTGTCGCTCTACAACTACCGCAACGTGTCGGCGATCCGCAAACAGATCAACGGCATCGTCTCGGTGAGCAGCGAACCCGTGGTCGCGCGCATCGGCCACCCACGACCGAACTTCGTGCGCGGCGTCGGCATCACCCTCAATTTCGATGAAAGCCAATACACCGGCAGCGGTGTGTTTTTGTTTGGCATGGTGCTCGATCACTTCTTTGGTCAGTACTGCTCGATGAACAGCTTTACCCAATTAACCCTTCGCAGCTTGCAGCGCGAAAAGAGAGTCGTCCAATGGCCACCGCGAACCGGCGATCAACCCCTGGTCTGA